In one Lolium rigidum isolate FL_2022 chromosome 3, APGP_CSIRO_Lrig_0.1, whole genome shotgun sequence genomic region, the following are encoded:
- the LOC124700392 gene encoding uncharacterized protein LOC124700392: MPTKTPAKGKEPLVQDALLTSGGSNSFTPIPEPHKKRIVKPAQNQKSPFLGCSKKETASKFANEVYERLCSYGGETKDDINKSKIIDDGKYFIYVRDLADSVRPGAWLSNSTCEMAIRVLAPELAKQKKHVMPLILATKLRKATCINDRVVTKAFKMNSENRLDHKEQVMFPVLQDLTPDIKQHTGHYYLIVLNLKAERFEVMDSLRAKGNRVLVKDYRLIIGSIKYLWAKNYSESTINIENWVTEHIDTPRQKTTCNCGFFMLKAIELWNGRKMTAAINPSDMPDIRKQSTLKWLECVDNKIEWQELLF; encoded by the exons ATGCCAACCAAGACTCCAGCAAAGGGGAAGGAACCTCTTGTTCAAGATGCTCTTCTTACATCTGGTGGCTCAAACAGTTTCACCCCTATTCCTGAGCCACATAAGAAAAGGATTGTCAAACCAGCACAAAATCAAAAGTCACCATTCCTCGGATGTAGCAAGAAGGAGACTGCTTCGAAGTTTGCAAATGAAGTCTACGAGAGGCTTTGTTCTTACGGTGGGGAAACTAAAGATGACATCAACAAAAGTAAAATCATTGACGATGGGAAATACTTCATATACGTCCGAGACCTAGCAGATTCAGTTAGGCCTGGAGCTTGGTTGAGCAACTCTACATGCGAAATGGCAATCCGTGTTCTTGCTCCAGAGTTGGCAAAGCAGAAAAAACATGTGATGCCATTAATTCTTGCG ACCAAATTAAGGAAGGCGACGTGCATTAATGACAGAGTGGTTACCAAAGCATTCAAAATGAATTCAGAAAATCGTCTTGACCACAAAGAGCAG GTTATGTTCCCAGTTCTGCAAGACCTCACTCCTGATATCAAACAACACACTGGTCACTACTATCTGATTGTGTTGAACCTAAAGGCGGAAAGGTTCGAGGTGATGGATTCACTTAGAGCGAAAGGCAATCGCGTACTGGTCAAAGACTACAGGTTAATTATTGGATCAATCAAGTACCTGTGGGCTAAAAACTACAGTGAATCTACCATAAACATTGAAAATTGGGTGACAGAGCACATCGACACCCCAAGGCAGAAAACAAC GTGCAATTGTGGATTCTTCATGCTTAAGGCCATTGAGCTATGGAATGGAAGGAAAATGACTGCAGCGATCAACCCATCTGACATGCCCGACATTAGGAAGCAGTCCACACTTAAGTGGCTGGAATGTGTTGACAACAAGATAGAGTGGCAGGAACTCCTTTTCTAA